The genomic DNA TGAGTTTCCATTTTCTTTTTCCCTGCTTCTCGTATATCCGACATTTTTTTTATGCGTCTTTCCGTCGGGTCGGTCGTTTTCGTTTCAGTGGCGTAAAAAGGTAGGGCTTAGGACAAACAAGGTTTTATGGCGAGAATACTACCAGCAATGAAATGGAAGTGTGGAGATTGTCGTCTAAACGGCTTGCCGCCCCGACCTTTTTTGTCCGTGGAAGCCCGGAACTACCTTTGCCGCTGACAACGAACAACCGATCCCGACATAATACACGGGCATAAGTGGAGGATGTGCAGACGGAGAAGCGGGGCGAAAACAAAAAACGCAGTCTTCGGGGACTACATCTTATCACAAAACGGAATACACGGAAAACAAAAAGCCGCCCAAACGGACGGCTCTACTAAAATAATTGGGGGAAAATTCTTTTTTCTCACGATACACCCTTATCTTTGCAACAGGTTATTCGCTTTTGTGCAAAGCGTTGTATATCAATTCGGAAGATATGTCACTAACCATTGCCAATTGTCGTCAACTATGAAAATTGATAATTAGGAGATAAAAGATGGAACTAAAATATTCTACTCTTGGCAATCTGATTTGCCTAAAAATCAAAATTTGAACTTTATTGAAACATCAATTAAAGATGCATTAAAAAAGTTACGCCAACAAAAAAATATTTCATTAGATATAAAGCTTGATAAAGCAACAAGAAATTTAGCTGGTTCTCCTGATATTACAGAATCTATTTTTACCCAAATAGGAAGTTGTAATATTTTTGTTGCGGATATTTCAATCATAAACAAAAAATATGACGAATTAAGAAAAACGCCAAATCCTAATGTATTAGTAGAATTAGGCTATGCAGCTAGATCATTAGGATGGGAAAAAATTATATGTGTATATAATAAAGATTTTGGAAGCTATAATGATTTGCCATTCGATTTAAGAAATAGACGAATATTAGATTATACAAGTTGTAATGGAAAAGACGAGTTATCACGTAAAATAGAATCCGCAATATACGAAATGAATAAAAAAGGAAATCTGACTAACAAAATATTGGATTTTCTTAAAAAAGACATAGATAGAGAAATATTGGGGGTATTATCACATTTATCATTAATAGTTGATTATGATATTTCAAAAAAGAATTTATTTGCAGCTACACAAAACTTCCTGAATATGTCTCAAAATGATTTATTCAAGGAGTTGCAAAATAAAAAAACACTAGGATTTTACGTGTTGAAACTATTTAATGAAGATGAAAATAAGATTTACAACCATATTAATAAAGCTCTAAGTTCTCCATATTATAATAGAGAAGTTTTGAATTCACTCATTGATATTTATGAATGGTTTGCTGAATATGACAAGTTTAAGACCAACTATTTTTCTACACTATTTATTAAATTAGAAGAGAAAGATGATAGATTTATTGTCGTTAAGGGTTCAGAAATAGCATCAAATAATTTACCTAACAGATATTTGTTGATGGAGAAACTTAACAAAGAAAAAGGTATTGTTCGAAATTTTGGTGATTTCCCCATTGGCTATATACCTATATTGACTAATTATTTTACACTAAATCATGGAACTCTCGACAAATATTGCGATATATTATTTTTATTAATAGAATCAATCAATAAGTGGCTAAAAATTACCAATAATGAATTTATTATTGACTTTACAAAACAATTCAGGATAAAAAAATCAGATGGAAGCTGGCTCTAATTTATTCCCAAATTCCTTGTTTCTTGCATATCCGACATTTTTTGCGTTTTTCCGTCGGGTCGGTCGTTTTCGTTTCAGTGGCGTAAAAAGGTAGGGCTTAGGACAAACAAGGTTTTACGGCGAGAATACTACCTGCAATGAAATGGACGTGTGGAGATTGTCGTCTAAACGGCTTGCCGCCCCGACCTTTTTTGTCCGTGGAAGCCCGGAACTACCTTTGCCGCTGACAACGAACAACCGATCCCGACATAATACACGGGCATAAGTGGAGGATGTGCAGACGGAGAAGCGAGGCGAAAACAAAAAACGCAGTTTTCGAGGACTACATCTTATCACAAAACGGAATACACGGAAAACAAAAAGCCGCCCAAACGGACGGCTCTACTAAAATAATTGGGGGAAAATTCTTTTTTTTCACGATACACCCTTATCTTTGCAATAGGTTATTCGAGTTATGCAAAGCGTTGTATATCACTGTTGAAGATAGGTCGCTAAATCATTACCTACTGCATTTCATAACTCATAAGGCTGTTCATAGCCAATTACTTAGACCTAAATGATAGATTTTAGCAAAAAAATGATGTAAAAATAATAACTTTCTTAGAATCAACCTCAACTAAACAATCATGCTCTATAGGTTTTCTAAGAAAAAAGATAGGCATATATAAATAAAGTATAAATGGAATAGAGTGACAACTATAAAACACGTTTTGTAATAAATTTTCCCTCTCTCCATTTTCAATTCATGCTTAATAGCATTTGAATTAAGCCTTAATTGGCTCCCAAAAGATGCCCTTTTGAGCTCTAACTAACGCCCTTTAAGGAGCTAAGTAAGCACCTTTTAAAATCCAACCTTATAACAATCAGAATATAAGGAAGTTACAAAGACAACATAAAACCCACTTTTATACATTTCAAAAGGCTTAAAAATAAGAAATTATGTAAATATATTTCATGCCTTAAAGCGTAAAACATTCTATCAAAGAATAAGCTCTTAACCGCACTCCAAATCCCCAAAAGCAAATAAAAGACAACATTAAAGTGAAGTCTTTAATGAAAAGCACCAATTAAATAACAAGAAAATAGTAACTTTGTAAACATAATCAATTTACTTTAAGTTTGAACCCCTAACAGCAAAATATGCTTCTTTTAATTTATTCCTATTCAGTTATTTGATATGGAAACTATTATCATCTTTCATTAAGAGTAATATAAAATAAGAGAGCAAAGCACCTGTTTCAAGAGGGATTATAGCAAGAAAATCAATAGATGAATCGTATATTCTTTAAGATTATCATACTCTCTCTATCCTTTATGGCTATTGCTTGCCAAGGAGAGAAGAAGAAGGGAAATTTCTCAACATTAGACAAACCCTTTGTAGAATCCTATAACAGCAATAAGTCTGATTCTTCCAAAAAGACAAATGGGAAAAAGAAGATGACTCAAAAGAGTAGTTTTGAGATAAAACAAGGCTTAGAAATCCCTATAAGTAAAGCCAATGTTCCATCTCTACTACTTTATCGTGAAGGTTATACCACATCGTATAATGTCGAAACACGTACGCCTAACTGGGTAGCATGGCACCTTACTGCAAGCCATACCAACGGACCAGCTAAGCGCAAGGGCATCATCTTCCAAGCAGACGAAGAGATACCAGAACCACGTGTTGACACCTACGATTATATGCGCTCCGGATATGATCGTGGACACATGTGTCCTGCGGGCGATAATCATTGGAGCCAAAAAGCGATGGAGCAGAGTTTCCTGATGACAAATGTTTGTCCGCAAATACCAGCTCTAAACAGTGGTTTGTGGAACACAATAGAGAAACAATGCCGCACATGGGCACAAGAGTATGGAGATGTCTATATCGTCTGTGGACCTATCTATTTCAATCAAAAGCATAAGACTATTGGCAAGAATAAAGTGCAAGTGCCAGAGGCTTTCTTCAAAGTAGTTCTCTGTCTGAGAGATGATCCCAAAGCTATTGGCTTTATTTGTAGGAATGTATCAACCAAAGGAAGAAAGAAAACTGACTACGTTAATACGGTTGACGAGATAGAACGTATCACAGGAATGGACTTCTTCTCACTGCTTCCTGACAACATAGAGCAGCAAATAGAAGGTCATGCTGATATTAAAGAGTGGAACTAATAAGAGATATAAGACTTTAAACGATGATAAATGAGGAGCTAAAATACAGAATATTACAGAACTTCGGCTTTGAACCAACTACCGATCAGATGTATGCAGTAGACCTCTTTGCACGCTTTATGACTAACCGTGATGAGCGTGCTGTCATGATTCTCCGTGGTAGTGCTGGTACGGGTAAAACCTCTTTAGCAGGTGCTATTGTCCGCACAATGCTGGAATTACGACAAAAGGTTTCGCTATTGGCTCCAACGGGTCGTGCCGCAAAGGTATTCTCATTAAATGCCAATCAGCCTGCAGCAACCATTCATCGCTCTATCTATCGGGAAAAAGCATTTACAGGACTTGACGGAAAGTTTAATCTGAATGTCAACCTCTTCCATGACCGTTTGTTCATGGTTGATGAGGCATCGATGATTAGTTTGTCGTCAAGTAACACCACATTCGGCAGCGGTTGCCTACTTGACGACCTTATCCAATA from Prevotella melaninogenica includes the following:
- a CDS encoding DNA/RNA non-specific endonuclease, which gives rise to MNRIFFKIIILSLSFMAIACQGEKKKGNFSTLDKPFVESYNSNKSDSSKKTNGKKKMTQKSSFEIKQGLEIPISKANVPSLLLYREGYTTSYNVETRTPNWVAWHLTASHTNGPAKRKGIIFQADEEIPEPRVDTYDYMRSGYDRGHMCPAGDNHWSQKAMEQSFLMTNVCPQIPALNSGLWNTIEKQCRTWAQEYGDVYIVCGPIYFNQKHKTIGKNKVQVPEAFFKVVLCLRDDPKAIGFICRNVSTKGRKKTDYVNTVDEIERITGMDFFSLLPDNIEQQIEGHADIKEWN